ATTCCCAATCCCTTTTTAAGATCAAATTTAGTTGTGGAAAGAAAGAAAACCAAAAGCAGAAAAGCTACATCAGACATTGATGCAGTTGGGATTCCACCCAAATTTTTTCTTTTTCTGCGTACTTCCATTATTTCCCCCTATTTATGTTCGACAAGGGTTTCAATAACTTTTTCCGAACC
This is a stretch of genomic DNA from Candidatus Cloacimonadota bacterium. It encodes these proteins:
- a CDS encoding biopolymer transporter ExbD, whose translation is MEVRRKRKNLGGIPTASMSDVAFLLLVFFLSTTKFDLKKGLG